agatctcaGCTGCCTTTAATGTCTTCAAAGGCAAGGCAAAAGATTAAAGATGGCCTCCCAAAGTTTTCAAGTCTGAATGATAATGCATGGTGAAGCTAGCTTAGAAGACACACCTCGAATTTCAAGAATTAATAGATAGTCTCTTTTCTATATATGGAGTGAAAGATGAAAGGAATTGTAGCATCTCATGACTGGCTTAGTGGCTTTCTCCAGCTGCCAACTTTTCATTGGTGTTTTAAACAGATGCTGGAATTGTACGTGCATGCATGTTGCGTTAAAAAGTTTCAAGCTTTGTCGTAGCCACATAGATATTCATACAAATATAATTCTTGATCTTCCACTTGAGTCTGTGtgtttatatatattgaaaaaaaattcatgaaTAAGAACATATTGCTTTGCGTTGTTTAAAGTTTGAAGAACATATTGCTTTGTaatggaagaagaaagaagagaaagttAATTATGGTTTGAAAGGATTTTAAGTTGTCTGAATCCTAAGAAAAGAAATCTTTAGTTGTAGCTAGAAGGCTAAAAAAGAATATGTGCCTTTTGCATACTCTCTCTTAGCCCTAACCATCAAATTTGCTTTGGTTTTTTTATATTAGCCAAGGAAAAAGGAACTCCTATAAACCtatggaaaaaaaataataaattatgaaaaataatatcatctttttaaatgagaaaattatttttttaaataatttatattttttattaacttgttttaaatagtaaaaaatatagaaaatattgtGTATATAATCTTTCAAACCATTCAAATATTGTGCATTTATGGTTATTCTTTCCTTACGcattactaaaaataaatatatcttgATTTTAATAtgtacaatttaaaattttaaaaattatttttcattaattattattgtaaaagatattttttatatttatattttataatttaataaaaataatttaatttattataaaaaaaatactgttttattaaataaattttaaaatgacatatgtattaattattaaaattaaaaataataataaattaaaataaaattataactatattttaaacaaaaatatttaaaaacagTTATCtacaaaaatttagattttaatatcttaattgttagtttattaatttttaaaaataccttaattttagtttaaaaaaagaaaaggaaaatgcaGCTGTTGGACTAGTGTGTCTAGCAAATGGACACGTCTCTGCATGTCTGTCAAACGCGTttagacaatttttttttttttatatataaataaaaacaatCCTCAAACATGATTTGATGGATAGCTTTGATATGTTTAGTTTAACAGTTGTAATAACTGATTATAATcggaaaataataattttttacagttaatatatattaaatatttaataaattatatttaattattatgattaaaatataaaataactaataaaaatatatattaatttattatattaataaaataaatattaatttattttacaatgtgtattacaattacaaaatagagttttttttcatttataatataataatgaatattataaattagaaaaataactgttttaattattatttatagtatttttaatttatttattatattttgttattttgaataatttattgataaaattttaattgataaaatttttttaaaaaataagttaattttaattatttaaatatttattaaatatgaatCGCATttcacaattaaattaaatattttttttctagtaATTAAGTTGGCTGATTTTTTTTCTACGACCACCGATTTATATAAATTGGGTTTCCGTTGGACTCCATAACTTATATATGTATAATCCCTACAATCTAGGTcaagatatttattttatttgtcttCTACTGAAAAGGGTCTTTAACCAGAAAGACTATGGAATCAAAAAATTCATGGCTTAAACAAATTAGCATGTCAACTAGGCGCACTCATGCCTTTTGACCATTATAGTGGCGTTTGTCTTCCACAAATCATGccccctttttcccttgaaacATTTTTCAATACCTAAATTAAAAGCAGAAGCAACACTTAATCAATGCAACAGATGACACTTGGCTATTGGCTAATCTCATTGTTAAttgcacatattatttattaatatttaggaaaaaaaaaaactttatggACAATTCCAATGGATACCATTTTTTGAAGCTGCCCAATTTTTCATGCATGGATTGACGGAGCCCACCAATTCATTTTAGTTTATAATCAAAGGTGGCACACAATACTATCAATATCTATTTAGCATTTCcacaataagaaaaaaaatttatcccCTTGGCCCTTAGCTTCGCTTTGGATAAGAAGGGAATGGTAATCCTGCGCAATATGACTTGTGCTCACGCACTCAGCAGCAACCAGTTGTTGAAATTTTATACAAGTGATCAAAAATACATCAGCCACTCAAGAAGAAAAATCAGGTCCACACATAAAAATAAACACGACAAAGGGAATAAACTTTGATTAGTTCCCATTACTAACTTGTGAAAATTAAGGTTAAAAATGAGAATCTGTCTCATCTTTCTTCTCTCAAAATAAGAATAGGCGAGACCTGATCCTGATGGTCTGCGTCCTGTGGAAGATAATTCTTTCAGGAGATTATACACAATTTAGATGTTCtgctaaaaaaaaaatcaaagatttTATTTCCGCATCGTTTCTTGCAAATGGATGTTCTCATCCATGCATAATAACATTTTACATATACTCCCCCAACCAATCTGGTTTGACTAACATTACAACAATGCACTTCCCTGTTCTTATACTCTTAACAATAAAATGTAATGCAACTCATGATACATGAAGATTCTGCACTTCTACTTGCAGTGTTCTAAGTTTTTCCTTAACATCCGATAATTCATTTTGAACGTCTAAAAGTTTGTCTAGCCTTTGTTGTGATGCATCTTTGTAAGGCTTGCCAATTTGTCTTACAAAGTTTTCTAAATTCGTAACAGTTTCCAAGAGATCTTTCTGCATCGCCTCCTCAATTTCACGTGCCAACCCATCTGCAATCCTACTTATCTTGTCTATTAAGCCTTGCTTGCGGGATGGGAAATTTGAAATTGCTATAAACCTATCACAGAAATGAAGAATCAAACACATATTAACAAACTATCACGAGATGCAAAGGATCAATTGATTTGTGCAACATATGTACGATCTACAGAATGAAGAAACTAAATGAGGATAAGGCAGAATGCGTGACTTTTGAATAGTCTACATTGAATTAAGAATTCAATCCTTCAATGCAATGACTCACATATAGACAAAATTTCACAAAAAAATTTTGGCAGTGAGGAGTGGAGAATAACTTACCCTCCAGCAGAACAAAGGCCAAGAGCAAGAAGATCCTCTAAAGTGGTTGGTAGCACAGATGTTAGAAGAGAGGCAGATAAACCAGCAGCTCCTAGTCCACCAAATGTTCCCACATACTAAGAGAGCAGATAAAAAATCACCTCAGGTCACTGAATCGTGCATCGATgaaaatgtaaataaatttaCTGCATAAGAATTCTATTtcatctaaaataaaataaacttctAGCACAAGTCTTATGAAACAGCACAAAAGTGATCAGGTCACAAGAAGACAATTGAATAAGAGTTGATGAATCAATTGAAGTATAATATTTCAATTTGAAGTTAGTGCTGTGATGAAGTAGATACAATTAAAAAGAATGCAGTTTATAGGTTCCGTTTCAAAGTTTCAGATTAGAAGGAAAAATTTTCATACTAGtgttattttataagaaaaaacatAATGCCAGAGAACATTACTTGGACTATGATGTACATTCCTTAATAATTCTATTTTTCTCAAAGCCATCTCTGAGCATGAAAGAAATAGACTCCTACCACAATAGATCTTGGGCTTTTGGAATGTTAGATGTTATGGGAAGAACATCCagtgtcatcaatataaccGGGAACAGAAGGATCAAGAGAaaattaataactaaataagGATAAATTACAATGATCTATCTCACACATCCAagcaaataaaatttcaaaatataaatgaCATACAGCCACATAAAATGATCTAAACTCTGTGCTACCAATCTACTGCTACAATAATACCTAAATCTTAATGCATTTCCATCCATGTTCCTACCTCATAAGCAATGTCACTCAATGAAACCTAAGAGGTGAAAAAAAATTCTGTTACAAATTCCCtttgaataaaagaaaagaaataattcAAATCAACGTGGTTTTCATTATTAGACTAGGAATGTGGTCATGTTTCTCCATAGAATTCATTATTAGACTAGTTACTTGTTGGCAATGCCAACTTTTGCAAAGGTTCTAAAATGCAAAACTTTTACAACTCTGATTCCTGTATCAAGTAGTTTGAAAAGTTCCAACTTATTTCTGAGATATATTTGGACTAACCAATTCACGTATTTCTTGTTCAAACAGCTTGGAAGCTCCACCAGCACTGAAGTTCTCAATCACTTTTAAGCTGAGGACATTGACTTTTTCAATTAAATCATAGGTCTCCAAATGCATCTGTGTGTTTGAATTGATAAATGAAGGCCATCTTTTTTCAAAAGATTCTTGGTATAGCTTCCCTTCACGAGCACTATTTGATTGTAACCACAATCCATATTCTTCAAGTTCTTTCTGCATAACCAGATAACATTAGAAAGAATAGATAAATAAATGATAAACACttaaatataaagatatttgGATTCAGATATACTGAGGAAACATGTTGCAACAAAATAAAGTTCTGGCAGAACTTCAAAATGCAAGCTGAAAACAGATGCAGAATACCACAAATCACCTAACTCCCACATCACTGCATTCAATGGTTTTAGGACTTCTAAATTCTTAAAGAGAAAACAATAAAAGACACATGCTCCCCTCAGTTCCCAAACAGGTAAGATCCATTAACTCACTTTTGCATCTACAACAGCTGGACCAATTATATCATTCTCAACCCTGATGGCTGCTGGAGTCAATGCAGAGTTTTCCCCTTTGAAAACATATGCTGTGACAAGATTAATGTTTGATATTTGTAGGGTGGATTCCACAAGCTCCTGAACACGGGATTTTGTCTTTTCAATCTGCAAGTTCATTCCCAGTACATTCAAAAACCaacaaattttaattagaaaaaaaaaggcTGCTTTACCTTCTACTCGgacatgtgtgtgtgtgtgtgtgtgtgtctcTGTTTGGACCTTGGAGGGAGGGATAAAAGGAGGAATAAATACTTGAGAAAAGTTTACCAGCAATGAAGTTTTCCTTCTCCAAGAGATGCTCTCCTTTTCCATCTTCATGGTCAACTCTTTCACACTATCAATTAATTCAGTCACATTGGTCAAATCCTGCTCAGCATATTGGCGTTCTTGTTCCACAAGAGTTTCACAAGTACAAAGTATTCGATCAGCAATTGCAATTGGTGTCTCAAGTTTAAGCTTCATTCTTTCCATTCCTGTTTCTGTTGAGCCATCTAAAAAGCTATGTAAAAATCTCTCAAGTTCATAGAAGCTATTGATTTTCCACTGAGATTCTGAAACTAATGATTTGTTATAATCTACTTTAATGTCAGAAGAAGCTGACAATTTTGCTTCAAGAGCAGACCGAGCAGAGACTGGATATAATGTCACGTTTTCAGTGTTCAGCAAATTCCTTGTGTTCTCCTTGATGAATGATACAGCTTCCTCAAGCTGCAAAACCATGAAGAACAATTAATAATGCTGTATATTGCTAAGCGGCTATACTAAACATAGAGTGAACAGGCTCACCACCACAAAATGGACAAAACAATTTTTAAAATGGTTCAAAAACAAACCTCACTGCTACTCTGATAGAGGTCAGATTTATTTAACACAAACACAACTTTCTTCTTCCACTGTTGAGTGTAACGCAGAAAAGCCACCTGAAATAATTATCAGAAGGGAAACGAAATCATCCTTGGACATAATATTTCCTAAACGTTAGTCACTATTGAGTCACGTAGATTCAACGCTATAAACATGTAAACTGTGCACTTCTTCAgattatataatatcataataTGCATGGAAAGTGTAAGAAATTGGTTTAGATTTAGAAAGATGTCTGCATCATTTTCAGTCTAGAATTTTTCTACTTCCAAACTCTCATATTTGAGTTTCACTACAAGAGTCCCGTTAACCTTTAAAATCAATGAAGATATATTTACAGAATCCTCGATACAATCTAGTTTTGTAATGCAGAGGAGTAACAAAGAAAGTTCTTGAGCaatgattatattaataatattttcatagACAGCAAGCTATATGCATTTGGTAACTGCAAAACAGTAGCACACTATATGCTAACCCATtatcttttaaaagaaattacaaACTTAAATATCATGCCATTTCACATTCAAGAGGTGCAACTTCTCATTTATACCTCACTTTCAGTTAATGGTCGGTCAGCAGAAATGACAAACAGAAGCAAATCTGCACGAGGCACAAATTCCTCAGTAAGGCTCTGTTGCCTTTGAAGAATGACATTAGTCCCTGGTGTATCAACAATGTTCATCTGTTTGCaaggtaaaataaataaataaacaaacaaatagATTAGATATACCACATAGAGCAGCTTACCATGAAATGGTATACAACTTTACTATTTGAATGGCATGTGATGCAGTCAAGAGAGAAGATACAATTTAGAAATTATTATGCTTTAAGTTTTCAAtgtaaattaagaattttatatttCTAATACTAAGGAAACATAACTGggaaatgatattttattttacttgggAAGTTTTTTAGTATTCCTACTTAATATTGGTTTAGCATtcctaattagttttttttttttttggatgccTAATGCAAATAGTAATAGGACTAGATGATCTTCAATATTTACCTATGTTCTCTAGGCATTTTGAGCAAGTGTAGAATGATAACATTATTGACAACTAATAGAATTTGTGAATTTGTTTCTATTCCTTTTTGAGAATTAGTTTCTGTAGAAAATTCGTTTTTCCTTCTTGACAACTTGTTCCTTTACCTTTTCTGTTCTTCATGCTCAATAACGGAAATTTTCCCTTTCATTTGGTTTACTATTTTACTACATTGTGCTTTACTTTTCAAGCTACCTTTCCCTTTCACCATCCTAGACAATTGCATTATTACTTTCAGTTTGCAACCAGAGTAGATCACTAGCACTTATTTGTCAGAATTCTCTTTGAGACGCCTCAAATTTCTTTAGTTCAAAGTGGATAGCTGGGCCACCCACATGGCGAACAAGAAAATGCAACTAAAACCCATTTGCAGTGTGCCATTCCAACCAAGCTTAGACTTATCATTAACTTTTGTCacaattttaataagaaaattacAAATGGTGTAATGCATCAAGGGAAAACATAAAGTGCAAGGCAGCATAAAGTGAAACtattgaatcatttgaaaaacaGCAACATGATCACTTTATAGTATACAGCACAGACTTGTTAACATTAGTGGCTGCAATCCAGTGTTCAAATGATGCACAGAAGAAATTTTCCATTTAAAAGGATCAATGAGACTCAGTGCTAATTAAGTTGACTAGCAACTAAAACTTCACGCATATGTGCACTGAATTCTTGCACATGTATGTATCTGTGTGCATAAACATACACTTTCGAAACctaataattatcaaaatcaGGTATTTTAAAGGAACATATTACCTAAGAACTAAATTTAGGGCTATAAATGAGATCAAGCAAAATACTCACTTCCTTAAGAATTGGAGCAGGAAGGTAACATATATATTGACCATCGGGATGCCTTTCACAACGTTGTGGATCTTCAGAATTATACTTAGAATAACATAAGAAAGTAATCTCATTGGTCGTTGGGACAACGCCCTCTTTAAGGTATCTTTCTCCAAGAAGTGCATTAATAACAGTTGATTTACCAGAATTAAACTCCCCCTGGTACAAAGACAAAGAAATCATTGAAAGGAAGGGGGGAAAGCACTCCCAATAGAATTTTGTAAAGTTAAAGGCACAACAACAAACCAATCTCTACAAAATTTTGATTCAtgcaaatga
The sequence above is a segment of the Manihot esculenta cultivar AM560-2 chromosome 5, M.esculenta_v8, whole genome shotgun sequence genome. Coding sequences within it:
- the LOC110615255 gene encoding probable transmembrane GTPase FZO-like, chloroplastic isoform X1, giving the protein MTPSLSLRVSTPSLFLSPSLPFFTPLPLFKSPPHRTHHFPILSLANNSFGQPVNQDFSTEQPQLQPRTLFPGGYKRPEVKVPNIVLQLVPDDVLSGGDALDLIDKVVSKWVGIVVLNGGDGTGKTLYEAACLLKSVVRDRAYLLIGERVDIAAAVNANGVVLSDQGLPAIVARNMMMDSKSESIVLPLVGRNVQTSRAALSASNSEGADFLIYGLEQEKYFDAKMYSGIADVKIPIFVIYSSHREAKSIMKASQLLKSGAGGLVMSLEDLRLFDDESFSQLFNTASAAEKKTESEPRSFNKFKPVDVENDTKGDKRVAGFVKLEDREKQLIEAERSILFECINVIHKAAPQMKEVSLLIDAVSQIDEPFLLAIVGEFNSGKSTVINALLGERYLKEGVVPTTNEITFLCYSKYNSEDPQRCERHPDGQYICYLPAPILKEMNIVDTPGTNVILQRQQSLTEEFVPRADLLLFVISADRPLTESEVAFLRYTQQWKKKVVFVLNKSDLYQSSSELEEAVSFIKENTRNLLNTENVTLYPVSARSALEAKLSASSDIKVDYNKSLVSESQWKINSFYELERFLHSFLDGSTETGMERMKLKLETPIAIADRILCTCETLVEQERQYAEQDLTNVTELIDSVKELTMKMEKESISWRRKTSLLIEKTKSRVQELVESTLQISNINLVTAYVFKGENSALTPAAIRVENDIIGPAVVDAKKELEEYGLWLQSNSAREGKLYQESFEKRWPSFINSNTQMHLETYDLIEKVNVLSLKVIENFSAGGASKLFEQEIRELYVGTFGGLGAAGLSASLLTSVLPTTLEDLLALGLCSAGGFIAISNFPSRKQGLIDKISRIADGLAREIEEAMQKDLLETVTNLENFVRQIGKPYKDASQQRLDKLLDVQNELSDVKEKLRTLQVEVQNLHVS
- the LOC110615255 gene encoding probable transmembrane GTPase FZO-like, chloroplastic isoform X2; this translates as MTPSLSLRVSTPSLFLSPSLPFFTPLPLFKSPPHRTHHFPILSLANNSFGQPVNQDFSTEQPQLQPRTLFPGGYKRPEVKVPNIVLQLVPDDVLSGGDALDLIDKVVSKWVGIVVLNGGDGTGKTLYEAACLLKSVVRDRAYLLIGERVDIAAAVNANGVVLSDQGLPAIVARNMMMDSKSESIVLPLVGRNVQTSRAALSASNSEGADFLIYGLEQEKYFDAKMYSGIADVKIPIFVIYSSHREAKSIMKASQLLKSGAGGLVMSLEDLRLFDDESFSQLFNTASAAEKKTESEPRSFNKFKPVDVENDTKGDKRVAGFVKLEDREKQLIEAERSILFECINVIHKAAPQMKEVSLLIDAVSQIDEPFLLAIVGEFNSGKSTVINALLGERYLKEGVVPTTNEITFLCYSKYNSEDPQRCERHPDGQYICYLPAPILKEMNIVDTPGTNVILQRQQSLTEEFVPRADLLLFVISADRPLTESEVAFLRYTQQWKKKVVFVLNKSDLYQSSSELEEAVSFIKENTRNLLNTENVTLYPVSARSALEAKLSASSDIKVDYNKSLVSESQWKINSFYELERFLHSFLDGSTETGMERMKLKLETPIAIADRILCTCETLVEQERQYAEQDLTNVTELIDSVKELTMKMEKESISWRRKTSLLIEKTKSRVQELVESTLQISNINLVTAYVFKGENSALTPAAIRVENDIIGPAVVDAKKELEEYGLWLQSNSAREGKLYQESFEKRWPSFINSNTQMHLETYDLIEKVNVLSLKVIENFSAGGASKLFEQEIRELVYSNFKFPIPQARLNRQDK
- the LOC110615255 gene encoding probable transmembrane GTPase FZO-like, chloroplastic isoform X3 yields the protein MTPSLSLRVSTPSLFLSPSLPFFTPLPLFKSPPHRTHHFPILSLANNSFGQPVNQDFSTEQPQLQPRTLFPGGYKRPEVKVPNIVLQLVPDDVLSGGDALDLIDKVVSKWVGIVVLNGGDGTGKTLYEAACLLKSVVRDRAYLLIGERVDIAAAVNANGVVLSDQGLPAIVARNMMMDSKSESIVLPLVGRNVQTSRAALSASNSEGADFLIYGLEQEKYFDAKMYSGIADVKIPIFVIYSSHREAKSIMKASQLLKSGAGGLVMSLEDLRLFDDESFSQLFNTASAAEKKTESEPRSFNKFKPVDVENDTKGDKRVAGFVKLEDREKQLIEAERSILFECINVIHKAAPQMKEVSLLIDAVSQIDEPFLLAIVGEFNSGKSTVINALLGERYLKEGVVPTTNEITFLCYSKYNSEDPQRCERHPDGQYICYLPAPILKEMNIVDTPGTNVILQRQQSLTEEFVPRADLLLFVISADRPLTESEVAFLRYTQQWKKKVVFVLNKSDLYQSSSELEEAVSFIKENTRNLLNTENVTLYPVSARSALEAKLSASSDIKVDYNKSLVSESQWKINSFYELERFLHSFLDGSTETGMERMKLKLETPIAIADRILCTCETLVEQERQYAEQDLTNVTELIDSVKELTMKMEKESISWRRKTSLLIEKTKSRVQELVESTLQISNINLVTAYVFKGENSALTPAAIRVENDIIGPAVVDAKKELEEYGLWLQSNSAREGKLYQESFEKRWPSFINSNTQMHLETYDLIEKVNVLSLKVIENFSAGGASKLFEQEIREL